The genomic segment ACATCACGGATCGCTCTTCGCGCTTCATGGCCTCTGAGATCATCCGTGAGAAGCTGATGCGTTTCATGGGAGATGAGCTTCCCTATTCGGTGACCGTTGAGATTGAGCGCTTTCAGGCCCAGGAGAATGGGGTGTTTCATATCAACGCCCTGATCCTGGTGGAACGTGCGGGTCAGAAACGGATGGTGATCGGTAATAAGGGCAGCAAGCTCAAGCAGATCGGTGAAGAGGCCCGGGCGGACATGGAGCGGTTGTTTGATAACAAGGTGTTCCTGGAGCTGTGGGTCAAGGTGAAGTCTGGCTGGGCCGACGATGAACGCGCCCTTCGTAGCCTGGGGTATGGCGACGAGTAAGTCGCCTCAGTTGTTCTTATCCTACTGGCGGCAACCAGCCAACACGCGAGCTTCATCCCTGAGGCTTTGCTGTGACTTCCCTGTCACAGAAAGTTGGCTTCATTGCCGCCAGTATGCTCTACCCCACACCTGGTTACTTTCGGCGACTAAATTGAGAGAGGAGTGATCTGTGATTGAGAGCTCATTAGGCTTTGTGATCCACTCCCGTCCCTACCGTGAAACCAGCCTGATCGTCTATCTGTTTTGCGAGCATGAGGGACGGGTCAGTGTGGTGGCCCGGGGCGCCCGCTCTCCCAAGAGTCCCCTCAAAAGCATCCTGCAGCCGTTTCGCCTGCTGGAGCTGGGTTACCGGGGGCGGGGGGCTCTCAAGACCCTTACCCATGCCGAACCCTGCGGGATGCCGCTCAAGCTTGCCGGGACTCGCCTCTACAGTGGCTTTTATCTCAACGAGCTTTTGTACCTGCTGTTGCGTGATGGCTCGCCGTTTCCTCAGCTTTTTGCCACCTATCGGCAGCTTTTGAGTACCCTGGTGGACATTCCCCGGGTAGAAGTAGCACTGCGCCACTTTGAGCTCTCTTTGCTGGAGAGCCTAGGCTCGGCGATCAGTTTCGTGCGTACCGCAGACAGCGAGCAGCCGATTGTCCCCAGGGTTGTTACCGATATCACAATGAGCTGGGTTTTATCGCTTGTGATTCATATGAGAGATCTCATACCATATTTTCCGGAGAGCAGTTGTTAGCAATCGCGTCCTACCAGCTGGATAACGAACAGAGTTTACAGGCGGCCAAACGTTTTACCCGATTGGCACTTCATCCCTATCTTGGCCACCGTAAACTGAGGAGCAGGGAGCTGTTCCTGAAAATGACAAATAAGAGGAAAACCAAGTGAAAGAGATTTTGTTGGGTGTGAATATCGATCATATCGCCACTTTGCGTAATGCCCGTGGGACCAGCTATCCGGATCCGGTGCATGCGGCGGCCATCGCGGAGCAGGCGGGCGCAGACGGGATCACGATTCACTTGCGTGAAGACAGACGTCACATCCTGGATCGGGATGTGCGGGTACTGCGTGAGACGCTGCAGACCCGGATGAACCTTGAAATGGCGGTGACCGATGAGATGATCAAGATCGCCTGTGAGACCCGCCCTGAGTTTGTGTGCCTGGTCCCGGAAAATCGCCAGGAGGTGACGACCGAAGGTGGGTTGGATGTGGCTGGCCAGCTCTCAAGGATCAAGGATGCGGTCAAGCAGCTGGCGAGTGCCGGGACCAAGGTTTCCCTGTTTATCGATGCAGATCGTGAGCAGATCGATGCCGCTGTTGCCAGTGGCGCGCCTTTCATCGAGATCCACACCGGCTGTTACGCCGATGCCACCGATGAGAATATCCAGCAGGAGGAGCTGCACCGGATCGCCGATGCGGCGCGCTACGCTCACTCCAAGGGGCTGAAGGTCAATGGCGGTCATGGCCTGCATTACCATAATGTTCAGCCGATTGCGGCGATTCCTGAGATGCTGGAGCTGAATATCGGTCATGCGATTATCGCTCGTGCGGCCTTCGAAGGGCTGGATAGTGCGGTACGCGAGATGAAGCGACTGATCCGCGAGGCGCGTCACGCCCATTGCTAAGCCTTACCCTGCGGGCGGTTTAATGCTGCTCGCAGGGGCTGTATTTTTTATTCCCTTCAGCCGCGGAGCCTTATTGCTGGCTTACTTTATAAGAAAGAGTGACCACTAAACCTAGAGCATTTTCCGGATAAATGGGTTCACTCTCCATAAGAGCTGCTTCGATTTTGAATGCTGACACGCAAGTCACATCCATGTTGCTCTACTGCAGCATCCTTGCTGCAGAAGGTCAGCTTAACAAAGCTCAAAGCTGCGCTTGAATCTGATGGGACGAATAGCGACCCTGATTAAGTCAAAAATGCTCTAGTGGCTCTGGTGATATTTCTGATCAAGGGCGATGTGAATTATCATCTTGGGATCATACTGGCAATCTCTGACTCTATTGGCGCTTATATCGGCGCCCGGGTCTGTTCAAATTACTTCCAAGGCTCATCCAGTAAGCCATTGTGGAGATAACCCTGAGTATGTCAGCTTGGTTATCGAAGTTTGTTGCGATTTAAGAGCCTTGGTTAGAAGAGAGCGGCCAGCAAACGGGCTGTGCTGGCCGATATTATTATGCGGGCTGTGGGTAGTAGTTGCGCTCTGTGGGGTTATCACTGAAGTACTGCACAAACTCGACCTCATTGCCATCGGGGTCCATGAAGTAATAGCTCTTACGAAACGGCTCATCGCCACTTTGGCTGTGATAGTCAAATCCTGCCTGTTGCAAGCGGGTAACCATGGCATCGAGATCCTGGGTAATGATCCCAAAATGGGCCAGGCCAACCTGGTGACCACTCAGGTCGCGATTTTGTCCCTCGCCGTTGTCATTGAGAGTCAGGTATTGGTAATCATCCCCGAAGTGCAGCCAGGTTCTTGGTTTTCCATACCACTCTCCGGTGCCTTGTCCGCGGATTGTCCAGTGAGGGAAAGCAACCTGGTAGAAGTTCAGGGCACGTTGGATATCTTTTACAACCAGGTTCAGGTGCTCGAGTTGGATCATCATTTTTCTCCTTGTTAGTGATTTTTATGGCTTGTTTTAGCTCAGAATTAGCGGGGCTAACTCCGGGCTTTAGCCAGTCATAATCCCTGATCTGTTTTATCCTTGGGTATCGATCAGTCCTTCGGGTCTTCTCATGATTTACATGCCAAAGCAGTACTCCTGTTGGTTGGGGTAGCTCGAGTGCTGACGGCGCACCTCGGTGAGGGCCTGTGCATACAGGTAGAGCATATGCAGGCTGTAATCGATTCTTTCGCGTAGTTGCTGCTCCAGAGGGGTTAGTTCTATATCTGGATTGAGGATGTTGGTTGCATCGCGCAAGATCAGGTGATCCGGGATGGCGACCAGCTTGATGTTTTTTAGAGCGTTCATCCTGAGTTCCGCAATGGGATAAGCACCGCTGATACCACTGACCACAGAGGCCAGCAACACAGGTTTATGAGCCGTATCCTGCAGGTTACACATCAGCAAAAAGTTTTTGAGTAACGGAGTCGCCATCCCATGCCACTCGGGGGTGATTAGGGCAAGAGCATCGGCCTGACGGATCTTTAGCTCCAGCTCATGCCAATCAGAATCCTCTGCGTACTTAGAGTCTTGCTCCCCACTCCAGAAAGGAAGACGGTAACGGATGAGTTCCAGATGTTCGACCTGCTCAAAATCTTGTGATCTGGTCTTGATAAATTCAGCGACCTTGGCGCTCTGGGAGTGGGATCTTTGGCTGCCACTAATGATGAGAAGCTTCATTTAGTAAACTTTTTTGTTTATTAATTGTTATGTAAAGTAGAACCTTCACTAAATAAAGTAAAGAAAAAAGTTTACAAAATAGCTGTCTGGGGAATAATGGCTCCAGGAGGTGCTATGAAAACCAGTGATAAAATCATTCAGCTAATCAAGCGAGAGGGGGCTCTGACGGCTAAGACCCTGGCCAGTGAGCTTGGGATCACCAGCATGGGAGCGCGCCAGCACCTGCAACAGCTGGAAGATGAGGGGATCCTCAGCTTTGAAGATAAAAAGGCTGCGCGTGGGCGACCGACCCGCTACTGGTCATTAACTGAAAAGAGCCGCTCTTTTTTTCCGGACCGGCACTCGGAGCTGACTCTGCAGATGATAGGCTCGATCAAGGAGATCTTTGGCCCCGAGGGGCTGGAACAGCTGATTATACACAGAGAGAAAGCCTCTTTTGAAAGCTACCAGCAGGCATTAGCCGGCAAGTTCGGATTGGCCGATAAGCTCCGGGTGTTGGTTGAGCTCCGCAGCCAGGAGGGTTATATGGCGAGCCTGGAGCAGCGCGATGGAGTGTTCTGGTTGTTAGAGAATCATTGCCCTATCTGTGCTGCTGCCAGTCAGTGTCTTAGTTTTTGCCGCTCTGAGCTGCAACTCTTTGAGCAACTACTCAGTGAGCAGGCCACAGTTACTCGTGAAGAGCATATTCTTGAGGGAGCCAGGCGCTGTGCTTACCGAATTACACCTGTCAGGGGTTCAGTGGATGAGGAGCTGCCATGACACCCGCGGTTAAGCTTGCGATAAAGCGTAAGATCTCCCATCAGCTCCATGAATACAGACACGATCCAGCAAGCGAGTCTTATGGTACAGAGGCGGCGGATAAACTTGGAATCGAGGCGGCTCGGGTATTTAAAACCCTGGTTGTCTCCCTTGATAGCAGGGAGCTGGTGGTTGGGATTGTGCCGGTCTGCTCCATGCTGAGCCTCAAGCAGATAGCTAAGGTTGCCGGGGCCAAGAGGGCGACGATGGCCGATCCTCTAGTGGTGCAGCGGGCGACCGGCTATGTGCTGGGAGGTGTCAGCCCGTTAGGCCAGAAGAAGCGGCTTAAAACAGTTCTGGATGCCTCTGCACTTGAGTACGACTCTATCTTTGTCAGTGCCGGGCGTCGAGGGCTTGAGATAGAGCTTGCTCCCGGGGCGCTACTGGAGTTGACCTCAGGGCGAACCGCCAAGATAGCCCAGCCTGAAAAAAGTTAAATTAGTAGCTATTCAATCCGATAGACTCCGGGTAGCTGAGGTTCTGGTTTCGGTACTTATGCCAGATTCGCATGAGGTAGGCGCTGGCAGTTATCAGAACTACGCCGCTCAGCCACAACGATGGCAGCGTAAGGCCGGTTTGGGCCAGCAAAGGAGAGCCGATGGCATAGGTGATGCCAGCCAGGGAGCCTATGGTCAGGGAGGCGGAGCCGATCACCCAAGATGGGTGTCTGAGCAACAGGATACGGGTGAGAGCGTTGTCGACTAGCAGCCAGGTGATGGCCCCCTGCAGCAGCAGAGTGATGAGAAAACTCAGGGGAGTGAGCTCGGGAGTTACTATGTTCAGCGCCAGAATGAAGATCACACCCGGAAGCTGGACCCAGGCCTCTTCCAGGTAACCCAGCATCCAGATACAGCCAAGGGAGAGGGCGGTTATCAGGATGTCTTCGATCACATCTCCCGAGAGTTGCTGATGGATGATACAGGTGGTGATGACCCCAAGCACAGACACTATAGCCAGGGTATGGATATAGGCGCTGTCCCTAAGGTAGGCCAGGGTCAGGGCACAGAGCGCACTGAGCAGCAGGGCCGATAAGCTGATATGAAGCTCAAACAGATTGAGGCTTGCACCAGAGAATACCAGCGCAAAGATGGCGAGGATATTGACGATACACAGGCAGCCACTTTTCCAGGCGAATTCACGGTATTTTGGGCTAACCGCAAGTGTTTTGACTGAAAGCAGGATGGCGTATGAGATAGGAATATAGGCGATAGACAGGCCAAAGCCCCATAGGAAGTAGAGCATGGCATTGTTATAAATTTCGTCAAATGGTGCCGTTGAATTTACAACGACATAGAAGTACAGTCCAGCGATGATAGCCGCACAAAACTGTGAGGTTAATGATGAAAGAGTAGCTCTAAACCAGAAACCATAATTCCTAAAAGACTTATAGATATGAGAGAAAACGATTATATCAACGACTGATGCTATCAGTGCATCAATTGCACTATATGCAATATCAAAGGGGAGATACGCCATTTTATTTAAATCGAGACTATGAGCATATTCGGGTGAGTTTGATGATATAAGAAAGAAGAGCTTGAGTAGTGCTGATGAGATTAATAGAATTATGCATGATTTGAATATTATCCTAAGGCTCCTGTTTCTCCCATAAAGTTCTGTTAGGCAATCCTCAAATACAAACGTCAAAGGGAAGACAAGCCATGACAGAGGTGTTGGAAAGCCAAACCCATCAAAGGTGCTTGCATCAGCAAAGCAAGCGGTCAAAATAGCTAATGTATAAGCAACAAATAGTATTGGAATAAAGATGGTTCTGGAGTAACTATAAACCGCCACACTGCCTTTATTATTGGCGACGACGATGGAGTCGTCGATTTGGGCGGCGCTGTAGCCTATCTGGATTCGGTCTTGATCACTGAATTGCTCGGTGAGGCCCTGGTTGACCAGCTCAAGGGCAGAGGTGCGCAGCTGCTTCCCGCTATTGCGGTCGCGGTATAGCAACTTCTCTCCCTGCTGGCCGCTAAGCTGGTAGCGGGGCTGTCGTTTAAGTCTGAGCATTGGTATTAAGGTCTCGTTCCCTGAGGCCGCTATCTTAGCGTTTTTGCCTGATATGTAACAGTCTCGTTTGGCTTTGATTCAGGTATTTAAGGGCTTTTCCGGGATGGCTCTCCATCCCGGATAACTTGGCTAGAGTTATCCATGCACTCATGTTAGAGGGCTGAACGAGATAGGTTTGCTTTGGTCAGCAGGAGCAGCGGTGCTTTAAGCTTAAAGTTGCCTGAGATGATAGGCCACGTCGTGGGTATCAGAGTAAGGGAAGTAGAGCTTTCGGTATTTCTGCCAGGTTCTCATAAGGTAGATGCTTGCGATGAACAATACGGTGGCTGTTATCCAGAGGGCTGGCAGGGGAAGCTGGGTCTTGGCCAGCAAAGGAGAGCCGATGGCATAGGTGATGCCAGCCAGGGAGCCTATGGTCAGGGAGGCGGAGGCGAGAAGAAAAGATGGGTGTCTTACTAACAGGATGCGAGTGAGGGCGTTGTCGACTAGAAGCCAGGCGATGGCCCCCTGCAGCAGCAGAGTGATGAGAAAACTCAGGGGAGTGAGCTCGGGAGTTACTATGTTCAGCGCCAGAATGAAGATCACACCCGGAAGCTGGACCCAGGCCTCTTCCAGGTAACCCAGCATCCAGATACAGCCAAGGGAGAGGGCGGTTATCAGGATGTCTTCGATCACATCTCCCGAGAGTTGCTGATGGATGATACAGGTGGTGATGACCCCAAGCACAGACACTATAGCCAGGGTATGGATATAGGCGCTGTCCCTAAGGTAGGCCAGGGTCAGGGCACAAACACCGCTTAGCAGCAGTGCCGAAACGCTGATATGGAGATCAAAGATATTGAGACTTGCCCCCGAGAATACCAGCGCAAAGATGGCGAGGATATTGACGCTGCTCAGGCAGCCACTCTTCCAAACGAACTCACGATATTTGGAGTTAACAGTAAGCCGTTTAACTGAACTTATAATTAAATATGCCAAAGGTAAGTATAGGACAGCAAGGACCATGTTATAAACCCAGAATAGGAACATATTCCCATAAACTGAATCAAGAGGCATAGAAGGCAAGGTATATATAATTATAAATCCACCAACAATTGAGCAGACCAGTTGAGATATAAAAGAGGAAGCTAGTGATCTGAACCAAAACCCGTAATCCCTTATTTTCTTAAACAGTATTGAGAATCCAAGTAGATCTATAAAGGAAGATAACGCAGCGTTTGCTGAGCTGAATGCAAGGTCGTTAGGAAGAAAGCTAAATGTAGTTGAAAGGTAATTTGCCTTCTCAATCGGAGATTGCCTAGCTAAAATCAATATCACTTTAAATGAGATAGCACAAACTATGAGAATTGATAATGACTTCACTATCATCATCAAACCTTTTTGAAATCCATAAAGCTCTGTTACACAGTCCTCTATCACAAAAACAAAAGGGATCAATAAAAAAGTAACTGGCGTGTTGATGTCTAGTATATTTATCGTTACAGGATCAAATACACATGCTAGCAAGATAAATAAAATATAAGAGGATAAAAGTATTGGATAAAATAAGGTTCTGGAGTAACTATAAATCGCCACGCTGCCTTTATTATTGGCGACGACGATGGAGTCATCGGTTTGGGCTGCGTTATAGCCTATCTGAATTCGGTCCTGATCACTGAACTGCTCAGTGAGCCCCTGGTTGACCAGCTCAAGGGCAGAGGTGCGCAGCTGCTTACCGCTATTGCGGTCGCGGTATAACAGTTTCTCTCCCTGCTGGCCAATCAGCTGGTAGCGGGGCTGTCGTTTAAGTCTGAGCATTGGTAATAAGGTCTCGTTCCCTGAGGCCGCTATCTTAGCGTTTTTACCTGATATGTAACAGTCTCGTTTGGC from the Dongshaea marina genome contains:
- the pdxJ gene encoding pyridoxine 5'-phosphate synthase; this encodes MKEILLGVNIDHIATLRNARGTSYPDPVHAAAIAEQAGADGITIHLREDRRHILDRDVRVLRETLQTRMNLEMAVTDEMIKIACETRPEFVCLVPENRQEVTTEGGLDVAGQLSRIKDAVKQLASAGTKVSLFIDADREQIDAAVASGAPFIEIHTGCYADATDENIQQEELHRIADAARYAHSKGLKVNGGHGLHYHNVQPIAAIPEMLELNIGHAIIARAAFEGLDSAVREMKRLIREARHAHC
- a CDS encoding VOC family protein — encoded protein: MMIQLEHLNLVVKDIQRALNFYQVAFPHWTIRGQGTGEWYGKPRTWLHFGDDYQYLTLNDNGEGQNRDLSGHQVGLAHFGIITQDLDAMVTRLQQAGFDYHSQSGDEPFRKSYYFMDPDGNEVEFVQYFSDNPTERNYYPQPA
- a CDS encoding NADPH-dependent FMN reductase, translated to MKLLIISGSQRSHSQSAKVAEFIKTRSQDFEQVEHLELIRYRLPFWSGEQDSKYAEDSDWHELELKIRQADALALITPEWHGMATPLLKNFLLMCNLQDTAHKPVLLASVVSGISGAYPIAELRMNALKNIKLVAIPDHLILRDATNILNPDIELTPLEQQLRERIDYSLHMLYLYAQALTEVRRQHSSYPNQQEYCFGM
- a CDS encoding helix-turn-helix transcriptional regulator, with the translated sequence MKTSDKIIQLIKREGALTAKTLASELGITSMGARQHLQQLEDEGILSFEDKKAARGRPTRYWSLTEKSRSFFPDRHSELTLQMIGSIKEIFGPEGLEQLIIHREKASFESYQQALAGKFGLADKLRVLVELRSQEGYMASLEQRDGVFWLLENHCPICAAASQCLSFCRSELQLFEQLLSEQATVTREEHILEGARRCAYRITPVRGSVDEELP
- the ybaK gene encoding Cys-tRNA(Pro) deacylase, with the protein product MTPAVKLAIKRKISHQLHEYRHDPASESYGTEAADKLGIEAARVFKTLVVSLDSRELVVGIVPVCSMLSLKQIAKVAGAKRATMADPLVVQRATGYVLGGVSPLGQKKRLKTVLDASALEYDSIFVSAGRRGLEIELAPGALLELTSGRTAKIAQPEKS
- a CDS encoding queuosine precursor transporter, with the protein product MAVYSYSRTIFIPILFVAYTLAILTACFADASTFDGFGFPTPLSWLVFPLTFVFEDCLTELYGRNRSLRIIFKSCIILLISSALLKLFFLISSNSPEYAHSLDLNKMAYLPFDIAYSAIDALIASVVDIIVFSHIYKSFRNYGFWFRATLSSLTSQFCAAIIAGLYFYVVVNSTAPFDEIYNNAMLYFLWGFGLSIAYIPISYAILLSVKTLAVSPKYREFAWKSGCLCIVNILAIFALVFSGASLNLFELHISLSALLLSALCALTLAYLRDSAYIHTLAIVSVLGVITTCIIHQQLSGDVIEDILITALSLGCIWMLGYLEEAWVQLPGVIFILALNIVTPELTPLSFLITLLLQGAITWLLVDNALTRILLLRHPSWVIGSASLTIGSLAGITYAIGSPLLAQTGLTLPSLWLSGVVLITASAYLMRIWHKYRNQNLSYPESIGLNSY